One window of the Culex pipiens pallens isolate TS unplaced genomic scaffold, TS_CPP_V2 Cpp_Un0041, whole genome shotgun sequence genome contains the following:
- the LOC120431548 gene encoding uncharacterized protein LOC120431548: MTNGVRIVPNKVKQEQKNQEEQERKKNSKASSSNAHNTDKPTPKKDKEKATKTQQKQDTKK; the protein is encoded by the exons ATGACAAACGGGGTGCGCATAGTACCAAACAAGGTAAAACAAGAGCAAAAAAACCAAGAAGAgcaggaaagaaaaaaaaactctaaagctAGCAGTAGTAACGCACACAACACAGACAAGCCCACACCAAa AAAAGATAaagaaaaagcaacaaaaaccCAACA AAAACAagacacgaaaaaaaa
- the LOC128093764 gene encoding uncharacterized protein LOC128093764, with protein sequence NKKKTTKKKKKNEKKRNKKNNPQKKKKKKQKKKSKTNTKKKKKTKENEKEKKEE encoded by the exons aacaaaaaaaaaacgacaaaaaaaaagaaaaaaaacgaaaagaaaagaaacaaaaagaacaacccacagaaaaaaaagaaaaaaaaa caaaaaaaaaaaagtaaaacaaacacaaagaaaaaaaaaaaaacaaaagaaaacgaaaaagaaaagaaagaagagtaa